The Diabrotica virgifera virgifera chromosome 10, PGI_DIABVI_V3a genome has a window encoding:
- the LOC114336926 gene encoding mid1-interacting protein 1-like isoform X2, producing MGNGTSLDIDESGNCLRRIARHDDTEFSNQSILNVMEKFVKTVNKMDETILVPCRLMDLKVGDEQDPACQNSKTKSSHSVHQILSSTDLFEIYNMLNGVKDSLLWGGAQEPPKNPPPPTTAIVTSVTTPIVKGHIRRPSSVSVTSTNSSSTLSDTDSESGSNEIDSGIDETSQEEGKAERIAQDFKRHLHGLTSTLRHMTEAAQYLTWRYQYDIGGPV from the coding sequence GAACTGCCTTCGTCGCATAGCAAGACACGACGACACAGAATTCTCTAACCAAAGTATCCTTAACGTCATGGAGAAATTCGTAAAGACCGTCAACAAAATGGATGAAACCATTTTAGTGCCTTGTCGTTTGATGGACCTGAAAGTCGGAGATGAGCAAGACCCAGCTTGTCAAAATTCAAAAACCAAATCATCCCACTCTGTACACCAAATTCTAAGTTCTACAGACCTGTTTGAGATCTACAATATGTTGAATGGGGTAAAGGACTCGCTGTTATGGGGAGGAGCTCAAGAGCCTCCAAAGAATCCTCCACCACCTACTACCGCAATTGTAACATCAGTAACTACTCCAATCGTCAAGGGCCACATCCGGCGACCCTCTTCAGTGAGTGTGACTTCCACAAATTCGTCATCTACTCTCAGCGATACTGATTCTGAGTCTGGCAGCAATGAAATCGATTCTGGAATCGATGAAACGTCCCAAGAGGAAGGAAAAGCCGAAAGAATCGCTCAAGATTTTAAAAGACACTTACATGGACTCACCAGTACGTTACGTCACATGACAGAAGCTGCTCAGTACCTGACCTGGCGTTACCAGTACGACATTGGTGGCCCTGTTTAA
- the LOC114336926 gene encoding mid1-interacting protein 1-like isoform X4 — protein MSARNCLRRIARHDDTEFSNQSILNVMEKFVKTVNKMDETILVPCRLMDLKVGDEQDPACQNSKTKSSHSVHQILSSTDLFEIYNMLNGVKDSLLWGGAQEPPKNPPPPTTAIVTSVTTPIVKGHIRRPSSVSVTSTNSSSTLSDTDSESGSNEIDSGIDETSQEEGKAERIAQDFKRHLHGLTSTLRHMTEAAQYLTWRYQYDIGGPV, from the coding sequence GAACTGCCTTCGTCGCATAGCAAGACACGACGACACAGAATTCTCTAACCAAAGTATCCTTAACGTCATGGAGAAATTCGTAAAGACCGTCAACAAAATGGATGAAACCATTTTAGTGCCTTGTCGTTTGATGGACCTGAAAGTCGGAGATGAGCAAGACCCAGCTTGTCAAAATTCAAAAACCAAATCATCCCACTCTGTACACCAAATTCTAAGTTCTACAGACCTGTTTGAGATCTACAATATGTTGAATGGGGTAAAGGACTCGCTGTTATGGGGAGGAGCTCAAGAGCCTCCAAAGAATCCTCCACCACCTACTACCGCAATTGTAACATCAGTAACTACTCCAATCGTCAAGGGCCACATCCGGCGACCCTCTTCAGTGAGTGTGACTTCCACAAATTCGTCATCTACTCTCAGCGATACTGATTCTGAGTCTGGCAGCAATGAAATCGATTCTGGAATCGATGAAACGTCCCAAGAGGAAGGAAAAGCCGAAAGAATCGCTCAAGATTTTAAAAGACACTTACATGGACTCACCAGTACGTTACGTCACATGACAGAAGCTGCTCAGTACCTGACCTGGCGTTACCAGTACGACATTGGTGGCCCTGTTTAA
- the LOC114336926 gene encoding mid1-interacting protein 1-like isoform X3 — translation MKTEHTESMDAENCLRRIARHDDTEFSNQSILNVMEKFVKTVNKMDETILVPCRLMDLKVGDEQDPACQNSKTKSSHSVHQILSSTDLFEIYNMLNGVKDSLLWGGAQEPPKNPPPPTTAIVTSVTTPIVKGHIRRPSSVSVTSTNSSSTLSDTDSESGSNEIDSGIDETSQEEGKAERIAQDFKRHLHGLTSTLRHMTEAAQYLTWRYQYDIGGPV, via the coding sequence GAACTGCCTTCGTCGCATAGCAAGACACGACGACACAGAATTCTCTAACCAAAGTATCCTTAACGTCATGGAGAAATTCGTAAAGACCGTCAACAAAATGGATGAAACCATTTTAGTGCCTTGTCGTTTGATGGACCTGAAAGTCGGAGATGAGCAAGACCCAGCTTGTCAAAATTCAAAAACCAAATCATCCCACTCTGTACACCAAATTCTAAGTTCTACAGACCTGTTTGAGATCTACAATATGTTGAATGGGGTAAAGGACTCGCTGTTATGGGGAGGAGCTCAAGAGCCTCCAAAGAATCCTCCACCACCTACTACCGCAATTGTAACATCAGTAACTACTCCAATCGTCAAGGGCCACATCCGGCGACCCTCTTCAGTGAGTGTGACTTCCACAAATTCGTCATCTACTCTCAGCGATACTGATTCTGAGTCTGGCAGCAATGAAATCGATTCTGGAATCGATGAAACGTCCCAAGAGGAAGGAAAAGCCGAAAGAATCGCTCAAGATTTTAAAAGACACTTACATGGACTCACCAGTACGTTACGTCACATGACAGAAGCTGCTCAGTACCTGACCTGGCGTTACCAGTACGACATTGGTGGCCCTGTTTAA